A section of the Novosphingobium sp. G106 genome encodes:
- a CDS encoding cytochrome c/FTR1 family iron permease: MLAILGAVFCTLGASAIAQAETADVQTAWRLLDYMAVDYGGAVSGGRIKNASEYAEMTEFAASVSARLATLPPTPERARLLEGATRLQAVVAAKGSPSQVADLAHGLAADLLKAYPVPLAPAKAPDFARGATLFAQNCASCHGAAGDGHGPNAAKLATPPIAFTDLTRARQRSPFALYQVIDQGIDGTAMQSFSSLPSDDRWALAFYAGHFAFSDAAAKEGERLWKADPSLRQRIPDLTALAGLTPETLAKSMGPEQADAIIAYLRRHPEAVVQQAPGSLDVARGKLAQSLAAYRAGNRHAAQELALSAYLDGFEPLEPMLTARDATLMGHIESAMGEFRASLQQGRPADEVATRVQVLGGLFDDAEAAMSPDAASSASTFVGALTILLREGLEALLIVVAMIAFLRKAERPEVLPYVHAGWIGALAAGALTWAVATYAIGISGASRELTEGFGSLFAAVVLLSVGIWMHGKAQADQWQRYIREKMSRALSRQSAWFLFGLAFVVVYREVFETILFYAALWTQGNGGMMLAGAGTAILLLGLIAWAMLRYSRDLPIAKFFAYSAWLMAILTVVLAGKGVAALQEAGIIDIAPFAGGIRVSMLGIFPTLQSMGAQLLMLVAVGGGFVLNRRRAAAA; the protein is encoded by the coding sequence ATGTTGGCGATACTTGGTGCCGTGTTCTGTACACTGGGTGCAAGCGCCATCGCCCAGGCCGAAACGGCGGATGTCCAGACCGCATGGCGGCTTCTCGACTATATGGCGGTCGACTATGGTGGTGCGGTCTCCGGAGGCAGGATCAAGAATGCCTCCGAATATGCTGAAATGACCGAGTTCGCGGCGTCGGTCTCCGCGCGCCTCGCAACGCTGCCGCCAACGCCTGAACGCGCCCGGCTTCTCGAGGGCGCGACACGGCTTCAGGCGGTCGTTGCCGCCAAGGGCTCGCCGAGCCAGGTTGCCGATCTTGCCCATGGTCTCGCCGCCGATTTGCTCAAAGCCTATCCGGTCCCGCTTGCTCCGGCCAAGGCACCCGATTTCGCCCGTGGTGCGACGCTCTTCGCCCAGAATTGCGCGAGCTGCCACGGTGCGGCCGGCGATGGTCATGGCCCGAACGCCGCCAAGCTCGCCACCCCGCCGATCGCGTTCACCGATCTCACCCGCGCTCGCCAGCGCAGCCCCTTCGCGCTCTATCAGGTGATCGACCAGGGTATCGACGGCACCGCGATGCAGAGCTTCTCGTCGCTGCCGTCAGACGATCGCTGGGCGCTTGCCTTCTATGCGGGGCATTTCGCCTTTTCCGATGCGGCCGCTAAGGAAGGCGAACGGCTATGGAAAGCCGATCCCAGCCTTCGCCAACGGATTCCCGATCTGACGGCACTGGCCGGGCTGACCCCGGAAACGCTCGCCAAGAGCATGGGGCCCGAGCAGGCCGATGCGATCATAGCCTATCTGCGCCGCCACCCTGAAGCCGTGGTTCAGCAGGCACCGGGCTCGCTCGACGTGGCGCGGGGCAAACTGGCGCAGAGCCTCGCGGCCTATCGCGCGGGCAATCGCCATGCGGCGCAGGAATTAGCGCTGTCGGCCTATCTCGACGGGTTCGAGCCGCTCGAACCCATGCTGACCGCGCGTGACGCAACGCTTATGGGGCATATCGAGAGCGCCATGGGCGAATTCCGCGCATCGCTCCAGCAAGGCCGCCCGGCCGACGAGGTGGCGACCCGCGTCCAGGTGCTCGGTGGTCTGTTCGATGACGCGGAAGCTGCGATGTCTCCGGACGCGGCGAGCAGTGCATCGACCTTCGTCGGCGCTCTCACCATCCTGCTGCGCGAGGGCCTTGAAGCGCTGCTGATCGTCGTTGCGATGATCGCCTTCCTGCGCAAAGCCGAGCGGCCCGAAGTGCTGCCTTATGTCCATGCCGGCTGGATCGGCGCGCTGGCGGCGGGCGCCCTGACCTGGGCGGTCGCTACCTACGCAATCGGGATCAGCGGCGCGAGCCGTGAATTGACCGAAGGGTTCGGGTCGCTGTTTGCAGCCGTCGTTCTTCTGTCGGTGGGGATCTGGATGCATGGCAAGGCGCAGGCGGATCAATGGCAACGCTACATCCGCGAGAAGATGTCGCGCGCGCTGTCGCGGCAGTCGGCTTGGTTCCTGTTCGGTCTCGCCTTTGTCGTCGTCTATCGCGAGGTGTTCGAGACGATCCTGTTCTACGCGGCGCTCTGGACCCAAGGCAATGGAGGCATGATGCTGGCGGGCGCGGGCACGGCGATCCTGCTGCTCGGCCTCATCGCCTGGGCTATGCTGCGGTACAGCCGCGACCTGCCGATCGCGAAATTCTTCGCCTACAGCGCGTGGCTGATGGCTATCCTCACAGTCGTGCTCGCTGGCAAGGGCGTGGCGGCGCTACAGGAAGCAGGCATCATCGACATCGCACCGTTTGCCGGCGGCATTCGCGTTTCGATGCTCGGCATCTTTCCAACACTCCAGTCGATGGGCGCGCAGTTGCTGATGCTTGTGGCCGTGGGCGGGGGATTTGTCCTGAATCGTCGCCGGGCTGCAGCCGCCTGA
- a CDS encoding TolC family protein gives MYRIIAALMAVTSCASIAQAQTATSPPSSASQPIFTLDRARTIAGGSSPSIESAAAGVRSAAAGRTIAGLRPNPEIQVQTENVAGSGIYRGTQSAETTATLALPIELGGKRSARIAVADSRSARAQIDASIALADLNLRITQTYIAAAAAERRVDVARQQAEIAGNAFKAARTRVTAGAGAPIDQQRADVLRVNAEVGLERAIREAAVARGNLERLVGQPIEGSLDLGWFDRIGGYGPTMPVDPSGTLALAAAQADLNTADAQVRLARSQRIPDITLSVGARRLSQTNDKAAVVGIAIPFPLFNNGAAAVSQARAEQTRADANRRVAIIEAEQAIASAQAELANAAATARAAGGPGLAAASEAARIARIGYSQGKFSQLDLLEAERTLAETRAAYTDALAAYHDAEARLERLTAPAPELGER, from the coding sequence ATGTACCGTATCATTGCGGCCTTAATGGCCGTCACGTCTTGCGCGTCGATCGCGCAGGCGCAGACGGCGACGTCACCACCATCATCTGCCAGTCAACCCATCTTCACACTCGATCGCGCCCGAACCATTGCTGGGGGAAGTTCCCCTAGTATCGAGTCGGCGGCGGCGGGGGTTCGTTCTGCGGCTGCGGGACGTACGATCGCGGGCCTCAGGCCCAATCCTGAAATTCAGGTCCAGACCGAGAATGTCGCTGGGTCTGGCATCTATCGTGGCACGCAAAGCGCGGAAACGACGGCGACCCTTGCGTTGCCGATTGAGCTTGGCGGCAAGCGTTCCGCTCGTATCGCCGTCGCAGACTCCCGGAGTGCGCGAGCGCAGATCGATGCGTCGATCGCGCTCGCGGATCTGAACCTGCGGATCACGCAAACCTATATCGCAGCGGCTGCAGCTGAACGGCGCGTGGATGTCGCACGCCAGCAGGCTGAAATTGCAGGAAATGCTTTCAAGGCAGCGCGGACGCGCGTGACGGCAGGCGCTGGTGCGCCTATCGATCAGCAGCGCGCCGACGTTTTGCGCGTGAATGCCGAGGTCGGTCTCGAGCGCGCGATTCGCGAGGCGGCGGTCGCCCGAGGCAATCTCGAACGGCTTGTGGGTCAGCCTATCGAGGGCTCGCTTGATCTTGGCTGGTTCGATCGCATCGGTGGCTATGGTCCGACGATGCCGGTCGACCCGAGCGGCACATTGGCGTTGGCCGCCGCACAGGCCGATCTCAACACTGCCGATGCTCAGGTCCGCCTGGCGAGATCCCAGCGTATCCCGGATATTACGCTTAGCGTCGGCGCGCGGCGGCTGTCGCAGACGAACGACAAAGCTGCAGTGGTGGGAATCGCCATTCCGTTCCCACTTTTCAACAACGGAGCAGCCGCCGTAAGTCAGGCGCGGGCCGAGCAAACCCGGGCCGACGCGAACCGCCGGGTCGCCATCATCGAGGCCGAGCAGGCCATCGCAAGCGCCCAGGCGGAGTTGGCCAATGCTGCCGCCACAGCTCGGGCGGCAGGAGGGCCGGGTCTTGCTGCAGCCTCCGAGGCAGCCCGCATTGCTCGCATTGGCTATTCTCAGGGAAAGTTCAGCCAGCTCGATCTTCTCGAGGCAGAACGGACGCTGGCAGAGACCCGGGCGGCTTATACCGATGCACTGGCAGCCTATCATGACGCGGAAGCGCGGCTTGAACGCCTGACCGCACCTGCCCCCGAACTGGGGGAACGCTGA
- a CDS encoding efflux RND transporter periplasmic adaptor subunit, with product MIQQDKRLMGGVAAAVLVAALGGFSVARCTSDSSPATAEAPAKSEGAKEAGAADTLAMTPAAIKDAGVVTETITAGGLGAEIVSQAIVTPSPTGEAIVTARAGGAVTRILKRLGDPVRAGEALAVVESRDAAQIAADRTAAGAKAVLAQKSLARERYLYDQKVSARVDLEQAQAEAAAAAAEAHRARIAAGAANVTSDGRGVVLASPISGRVTSMKVSLGAFVQPETELFRVADPRQIQIDAAVGSADASRLVAGDKAIVELPDGRTVEARVRAVTPTLSGETRAATAVLDVTGGVLQPGLAVRVRMIPSRGATSNAIVVPEEAVQSVNGRDVVFVRTANGFKAMPITTGQRSAGRIEVASGLQAGQAIAIRNAFLLKAELGKGAGEEE from the coding sequence ATGATCCAGCAAGACAAGCGCCTTATGGGCGGTGTTGCCGCTGCGGTGCTCGTTGCCGCCCTAGGCGGCTTTAGCGTTGCGCGATGCACCAGTGACAGCTCGCCCGCCACAGCGGAGGCTCCTGCCAAGTCCGAAGGAGCAAAGGAGGCTGGCGCCGCTGACACGCTCGCCATGACACCCGCGGCGATCAAGGACGCAGGCGTTGTGACAGAGACGATCACCGCCGGAGGACTGGGCGCGGAGATCGTGAGCCAGGCAATTGTCACTCCCTCACCGACAGGCGAGGCGATAGTGACCGCGCGGGCCGGTGGCGCTGTCACGCGAATTCTCAAGCGGCTGGGCGATCCCGTTCGCGCCGGGGAGGCCTTGGCGGTGGTCGAGAGCCGTGATGCCGCGCAGATCGCCGCAGACCGTACTGCGGCGGGCGCAAAGGCGGTGCTAGCGCAAAAGTCGCTAGCCCGAGAGCGCTATCTCTATGACCAGAAGGTATCTGCCAGGGTTGATCTTGAGCAAGCGCAAGCGGAAGCGGCGGCCGCGGCTGCGGAGGCGCATCGCGCGCGCATCGCTGCCGGCGCTGCCAATGTCACGTCGGATGGGCGTGGTGTGGTGCTCGCCAGTCCGATTTCGGGCCGGGTGACGTCGATGAAGGTCAGCCTTGGCGCCTTCGTCCAGCCGGAAACTGAGCTTTTCCGCGTTGCAGATCCCCGACAGATTCAGATCGACGCTGCTGTCGGCTCCGCAGACGCGTCCCGCCTCGTGGCGGGCGACAAGGCAATCGTCGAGCTTCCCGATGGTCGCACGGTAGAAGCGCGCGTGCGGGCAGTGACGCCGACACTGAGCGGGGAAACGCGCGCTGCAACGGCCGTGCTCGATGTAACAGGCGGTGTACTGCAGCCCGGTCTCGCCGTGCGTGTGCGTATGATACCGAGCCGTGGCGCCACGTCGAATGCCATCGTCGTTCCTGAAGAAGCAGTGCAATCGGTCAACGGCCGTGATGTCGTCTTCGTGCGGACTGCCAATGGCTTCAAGGCGATGCCGATAACGACGGGCCAGCGCAGCGCAGGTCGGATCGAGGTCGCGTCCGGCCTGCAGGCCGGACAGGCCATCGCCATTCGCAATGCTTTCTTGCTCAAAGCCGAACTCGGCAAGGGCGCAGGCGAGGAAGAATAA
- a CDS encoding efflux RND transporter permease subunit, with protein sequence MIANLMALSVRMRWAVVLLFLVVAGFGGWQLSKLPIDAVPDITNKQVQINTVERGLSPIEIEKRVTFPIETALAGIPGLETTRSLSRNGFSQVSAIFTEGTDLYFARQQVSERLTQARDTLPAGVQPQIGPVTTGLGEVLMYSVDFANPGGKGATIRNGQPGWQSDGSFLTPEGARLTDEVGRAAYLRTVQDWIIRPQLRTVQGVAGIDSIGGYAKQYVVEPDPVKLSSYGISYSELAKALEAANLAVGANYFNKGGEAYLVRADARIRDIDEIADAIVATRGGLPITVKDIANVKIGGELRTGAASQNGHEAVIGTALMLIGENSRVVARNVGEKLDGIGKSLPAGIKVTTVLDRSKLVNATVGTVQKNLIEGAVLVAAALFLLLGNVRAALIAVLIIPFSFLMMAIGMNAFRVPGNLMSLGALDFGLIVDGAVIIIENCLSRLAHRQEHEGRLLNLRERLEETMRASQEMIKPTVFGQGIILLAFAPLLMFTGVEGKTFSPMAITIMLALVAAFILALTFVPAMVALLIRGKVSEKEVWIIAKAKARYLPLLDKAVARPWPFIGAGFAFFAASALVFGFLGQEFIPQLDEKNVALASTRVPSVSLEQSLKMQRDVERAVTSLPEVELMFSKTGTAEVATDPMPPNVSDGFVILKPQEEWPAGVTTKADVLKRIEEKSGAKIGQTYEVSQPIQLRFNELIAGVRGDVAIKLYGDDLDKMGATAKEIVRALQTVPGAADVKAEQTSGSPTLDVKFDRAAIARYGLTLEEVADTVAAAMGGRDAGLLFEGDRRFEVTVRVPETTRVSLDALAALPILMPQDGDKVRGSVPLSQVAQFRFSEGLNQISRENGKRRVVIQTNVRGRDVGSFVAEAQAKVDKVALPTGSYLEWGGQFQNLQAASDRLSIVVPLCFLAIFGLLYMALGGLARATAVFLAVPLGLAGGVYTLWLTGISFSVSAAVGFICLAGVAVLNGLVVMTAIRERLEAGVELSAAIIDGCREKMRAVVMTGFVPAIGFVPMALAHGTGAEVQKPLATVVIGGLIAATILTLLVLPAIAKVVLGWGERMGRRGSKQRDSEAPEAAPAAV encoded by the coding sequence ATGATCGCAAATTTGATGGCGCTATCCGTCCGCATGCGCTGGGCGGTCGTCCTTCTCTTCCTTGTCGTTGCCGGTTTCGGCGGTTGGCAGCTCTCCAAGCTGCCTATCGACGCGGTTCCCGACATCACCAATAAACAAGTCCAGATCAATACGGTCGAACGCGGCCTCTCGCCGATTGAGATCGAGAAACGGGTTACCTTTCCGATCGAAACCGCCCTTGCCGGTATCCCAGGCCTCGAGACTACTCGTTCCCTTTCCCGAAATGGATTCAGTCAGGTCTCGGCGATCTTCACCGAGGGCACCGACCTCTATTTTGCTCGTCAGCAGGTGAGTGAGCGCCTTACCCAGGCGCGCGACACATTGCCGGCGGGCGTACAGCCGCAAATCGGCCCGGTGACCACCGGTCTTGGTGAAGTGCTCATGTACTCGGTCGACTTCGCCAATCCCGGCGGCAAGGGTGCGACCATCCGCAACGGTCAACCAGGCTGGCAGTCGGACGGCAGTTTCCTAACGCCCGAGGGTGCCCGGTTGACCGACGAAGTTGGCCGCGCCGCCTATCTTCGGACGGTACAGGATTGGATTATCCGTCCGCAGCTCCGCACGGTGCAGGGCGTTGCTGGCATCGACTCGATCGGCGGCTACGCCAAACAATATGTCGTCGAGCCTGATCCAGTGAAGCTGTCTTCCTACGGCATCTCCTACTCCGAACTCGCAAAGGCGCTCGAGGCGGCCAACCTCGCTGTCGGCGCTAATTACTTCAACAAGGGCGGCGAGGCATATCTCGTCCGCGCGGATGCCCGTATCCGCGACATTGATGAGATCGCCGACGCCATCGTTGCGACCCGCGGTGGCTTGCCGATCACGGTCAAGGATATCGCCAATGTGAAAATCGGCGGAGAGCTCCGGACCGGCGCGGCGAGCCAGAATGGCCATGAAGCCGTCATCGGCACGGCGTTGATGCTGATCGGCGAGAACAGCCGTGTCGTCGCCCGCAATGTCGGCGAAAAGCTAGACGGGATCGGAAAATCGCTGCCGGCGGGAATCAAGGTGACGACGGTGCTCGACCGCTCGAAGCTGGTCAACGCAACCGTGGGCACGGTGCAGAAGAACCTTATTGAAGGCGCTGTTCTGGTTGCGGCGGCTCTGTTCCTGCTGCTCGGCAATGTCCGCGCAGCACTCATCGCCGTCCTCATCATCCCGTTCTCATTCCTGATGATGGCGATTGGCATGAACGCCTTTCGCGTGCCCGGCAATCTGATGAGCCTCGGCGCGCTCGACTTCGGCCTGATTGTCGATGGCGCTGTCATCATCATCGAAAACTGTCTGTCACGTCTTGCGCATCGACAGGAGCATGAAGGCCGGCTGCTCAACCTGCGCGAGCGGCTCGAGGAGACGATGCGGGCGTCCCAGGAGATGATCAAGCCGACGGTGTTCGGACAAGGTATCATCCTGCTCGCCTTCGCGCCGTTGCTCATGTTCACCGGGGTCGAAGGCAAGACGTTCTCACCGATGGCGATCACGATCATGCTCGCATTGGTCGCGGCGTTCATCCTTGCACTGACCTTCGTGCCGGCGATGGTTGCCCTCCTGATCCGGGGCAAGGTTTCGGAGAAAGAGGTCTGGATCATCGCCAAGGCCAAGGCCCGCTATTTGCCTCTGCTCGACAAGGCAGTCGCGCGGCCATGGCCATTCATCGGTGCCGGTTTCGCGTTCTTCGCGGCTTCGGCGCTCGTATTCGGTTTTCTCGGGCAGGAGTTCATCCCGCAGCTTGATGAGAAGAACGTGGCCCTCGCGTCGACGCGTGTGCCGTCGGTATCGCTCGAACAATCACTCAAGATGCAGCGCGACGTCGAGAGGGCCGTTACCAGCCTTCCCGAGGTTGAACTGATGTTCTCGAAGACCGGTACCGCTGAAGTCGCGACGGACCCGATGCCGCCGAACGTCTCGGACGGCTTCGTGATCTTGAAGCCGCAGGAGGAGTGGCCTGCAGGCGTGACGACCAAAGCTGATGTGCTCAAGCGAATCGAAGAAAAGTCCGGCGCGAAGATCGGGCAGACCTATGAGGTGAGCCAGCCCATCCAACTCCGGTTCAACGAACTGATCGCCGGTGTTCGTGGTGATGTCGCGATCAAGCTCTACGGTGATGATCTCGATAAGATGGGTGCTACGGCAAAGGAAATCGTCCGGGCGCTCCAGACCGTTCCTGGGGCCGCCGACGTCAAGGCCGAACAGACCAGCGGCTCACCCACGCTCGATGTGAAGTTCGATCGTGCGGCGATCGCACGCTACGGCCTTACGCTGGAGGAAGTCGCTGACACGGTGGCCGCCGCTATGGGTGGTCGTGATGCTGGATTGTTGTTCGAGGGTGATCGGCGGTTTGAGGTAACCGTGCGCGTGCCTGAAACAACCCGTGTGAGTCTCGACGCACTGGCAGCGCTGCCGATCCTCATGCCACAGGATGGCGATAAGGTTCGGGGTTCAGTCCCGCTATCGCAGGTCGCACAGTTCCGGTTCAGCGAAGGGCTGAACCAGATCAGCCGCGAGAATGGCAAGCGGCGCGTGGTTATCCAGACCAACGTTCGCGGTCGTGACGTCGGATCCTTCGTCGCCGAGGCGCAAGCCAAGGTCGACAAGGTGGCGTTGCCAACTGGATCTTATCTCGAGTGGGGCGGTCAATTCCAGAATCTGCAAGCCGCCTCGGACAGATTGTCGATCGTCGTTCCCCTGTGCTTCCTGGCAATCTTCGGGTTGCTGTACATGGCGCTGGGCGGGCTCGCCCGTGCGACTGCGGTGTTCCTGGCGGTCCCTCTGGGTCTCGCAGGCGGCGTGTATACGCTGTGGCTGACAGGCATATCCTTCTCCGTTTCGGCGGCGGTCGGGTTCATCTGCCTGGCGGGCGTTGCCGTGCTCAATGGCCTCGTTGTCATGACGGCAATTCGCGAACGGCTGGAAGCCGGAGTGGAACTGAGTGCGGCGATTATCGATGGCTGCCGTGAGAAGATGCGTGCAGTCGTGATGACCGGCTTCGTGCCTGCAATCGGTTTCGTGCCCATGGCCCTCGCGCACGGCACGGGCGCGGAGGTGCAAAAGCCCCTCGCCACCGTCGTGATTGGCGGCCTGATCGCAGCAACGATCCTGACCCTGCTCGTGCTCCCCGCAATTGCAAAAGTGGTGCTTGGTTGGGGCGAACGGATGGGTCGGCGCGGCTCAAAGCAGCGGGACAGCGAAGCACCTGAAGCGGCACCGGCCGCGGTCTGA
- a CDS encoding DUF190 domain-containing protein has product MSEQAKLLRIYTDEAAYFGDRKVFEVVASRARDMKMAGATILEAMVGFGRSAHVHRRHVLESDRAVVIEIVDLDSNLRAFVDGLSEIPGIGLMTLEAVEVLGGKASEAIAQVDA; this is encoded by the coding sequence ATGAGCGAACAAGCAAAATTGCTGCGGATCTACACTGACGAGGCCGCTTATTTCGGTGACCGCAAGGTGTTCGAAGTTGTTGCGTCTCGCGCCCGGGACATGAAGATGGCCGGTGCCACCATCCTGGAAGCGATGGTGGGCTTTGGCCGATCGGCCCATGTCCATCGACGCCACGTTCTTGAAAGTGATCGGGCGGTCGTAATCGAGATTGTCGATCTCGACTCAAATCTGCGCGCCTTTGTCGATGGCCTTTCCGAAATTCCGGGCATCGGACTGATGACCCTGGAGGCGGTGGAAGTGCTCGGCGGCAAAGCGAGCGAAGCGATCGCGCAGGTCGACGCATGA
- a CDS encoding SRPBCC family protein, with protein MFIVESKVHLAAPLARVWRLLVDLEHYSDWHPFVSLTGPAAVGTEIGYKYRTRMRAIPEISTTAQLVRLDRHAAINWKLGIRGLLEIDEGFRLEKSDKGTTVTFSISCNGLLSSLANKRLKRGLENSVILTNQSLARFLKRGTTIARYSLQNK; from the coding sequence ATGTTCATCGTCGAAAGCAAGGTTCACTTGGCAGCCCCGCTTGCTCGGGTCTGGCGTTTGCTCGTCGATCTCGAGCATTATTCTGACTGGCACCCCTTTGTATCACTGACGGGGCCGGCTGCCGTCGGAACCGAGATTGGTTATAAATACCGCACGCGAATGCGAGCGATTCCAGAAATTTCTACTACGGCGCAATTGGTGCGGCTCGACCGACACGCAGCCATCAACTGGAAGCTAGGCATTCGTGGACTGCTCGAGATCGATGAAGGTTTTCGGCTCGAAAAATCCGACAAAGGCACGACCGTCACCTTCAGCATCTCCTGCAACGGTCTCCTGTCGTCCTTGGCCAACAAGCGCCTCAAAAGAGGCCTCGAAAATTCGGTTATCTTAACCAATCAATCGCTCGCCCGCTTCCTCAAACGCGGCACGACGATCGCGCGATACTCGTTGCAGAACAAGTGA
- a CDS encoding zf-TFIIB domain-containing protein: MSERQGMEIDYCPQCRGVWLDRGELDKIIERSAIDETARQTSSGRRGMFDDQRGRADHDTRQGYERGHHGRRKSFLSDLFD; encoded by the coding sequence ATGAGTGAGAGGCAGGGCATGGAGATCGACTATTGTCCACAATGTCGCGGCGTTTGGCTCGACCGTGGCGAACTCGACAAGATCATAGAGCGGAGTGCCATCGATGAGACGGCTCGCCAGACGAGCAGTGGACGGCGCGGCATGTTCGATGATCAACGCGGCCGTGCCGATCATGACACGAGGCAAGGCTACGAGCGCGGCCATCATGGTCGTCGCAAGAGCTTTCTGAGCGACTTGTTCGACTGA
- a CDS encoding ZIP family metal transporter, which produces MTALAYTIIPVLAVLFGAIIAVWRRPGPKLTSAIQHLAAGVVFAAAATEILPDVMHGRAPLATLVGGAAGVVVMLGLKSLEERVRGPLAMIGAIGTDLLIDGLVLGLAFIAGAKAGLLLTIALTLEVLFLGVTVTEELGETVTSKLRIVAITTALALLMPLGALVALPVAGFPPAVIAGFLSFGLIALLYLVTEELLVEAHEKPDSPLISAMFFVGFLALLLLEELI; this is translated from the coding sequence ATGACGGCGCTCGCCTATACGATCATTCCTGTCCTTGCAGTGCTGTTTGGCGCGATAATCGCCGTATGGCGACGGCCTGGGCCGAAGCTCACCAGCGCGATCCAGCACCTTGCAGCCGGCGTCGTCTTCGCAGCGGCCGCCACCGAGATTCTCCCCGATGTGATGCACGGCCGTGCGCCGCTGGCGACGCTCGTGGGCGGGGCGGCCGGCGTTGTAGTCATGCTCGGCCTCAAATCGCTGGAAGAGCGCGTCCGCGGCCCGCTCGCGATGATCGGCGCCATCGGCACGGATTTGCTGATCGACGGCCTGGTGCTGGGGCTTGCCTTCATCGCCGGCGCGAAAGCCGGGCTGCTGCTGACCATCGCCCTGACGCTGGAAGTCCTGTTCCTCGGAGTCACCGTTACCGAAGAGCTCGGGGAGACCGTCACGTCGAAGCTGCGCATTGTCGCGATCACAACCGCGCTCGCGCTGCTTATGCCACTTGGAGCGCTGGTCGCGCTACCGGTCGCCGGGTTTCCACCGGCAGTCATTGCCGGTTTTCTGAGCTTCGGACTTATCGCGCTTCTCTATCTCGTCACCGAAGAGTTGCTTGTCGAAGCGCATGAGAAGCCGGACAGTCCACTCATCAGCGCGATGTTCTTCGTCGGCTTCCTCGCGCTGCTGTTGCTCGAAGAATTGATCTGA
- a CDS encoding recombinase family protein yields the protein MRADRDQNLDLQLSPLEAAEGDPIITDKITGVKTSRVEIDQALKLVEPGAELAVWKLDRFGRPMLSGMNTVIDMHK from the coding sequence CTGCGCGCGGATCGGGATCAAAATCTCGACCTACAGCTTTCCCCCTTAGAAGCGGCGGAGGGCGATCCCATCATCACCGATAAGATCACGGGAGTAAAAACTAGCCGCGTCGAAATCGATCAGGCTCTCAAATTGGTTGAGCCTGGCGCCGAGCTAGCGGTGTGGAAACTCGATCGCTTCGGCCGCCCTATGCTTTCGGGCATGAACACCGTGATCGACATGCACAAGTGA
- a CDS encoding cation diffusion facilitator family transporter, with translation MPSNHDHAHEKDSDHEHAGHNHGKGGHHHHAAPEGFDAAFAIGSALNAVFVAGEIVFGLIAHSVALLADAAHNMGDVLGLLLAWWATWLGRLRPTKSRTYGFGRSSILASLTNAVVLLVGVGGITFEAIRRLWEGVPPGDVAGKTVMIVAAVGILVNGVTAWLFARGRKGDLNVRGAFLHMAADAMVSVGVVASGFVILLTGWAWVDPVVSLLIAALILYSTWSLLQSSLDLALDKVPERVDVEEVLGYLKGLTGVTEVHDLHIWPLSTTETALTAHLVRPGAGTDDHFTQGVCEALQERFAIGHATFQIEEMSHACGLAPAHVV, from the coding sequence ATGCCTTCCAATCACGACCACGCGCACGAGAAAGACAGTGACCATGAGCACGCAGGCCATAACCACGGGAAGGGCGGGCACCATCATCATGCCGCACCTGAAGGCTTCGATGCCGCCTTCGCGATAGGCTCGGCGCTCAACGCCGTCTTCGTTGCCGGCGAGATAGTTTTTGGTTTGATAGCGCATTCAGTCGCCCTGCTGGCCGATGCGGCGCATAATATGGGCGACGTGCTGGGACTGTTGCTCGCATGGTGGGCTACTTGGCTGGGCCGACTTCGGCCAACGAAGAGCCGCACTTATGGCTTTGGCCGCAGCTCCATCCTCGCCTCCTTAACCAATGCAGTCGTGTTGCTCGTCGGCGTCGGCGGGATAACCTTTGAGGCTATTCGTCGTTTGTGGGAAGGCGTTCCTCCGGGGGATGTTGCGGGTAAGACCGTGATGATCGTCGCTGCCGTCGGTATTCTCGTGAATGGCGTCACCGCTTGGCTGTTCGCCCGCGGGCGCAAGGGCGATTTGAACGTTCGTGGCGCATTCCTGCACATGGCTGCCGATGCCATGGTCTCGGTCGGGGTCGTCGCTTCGGGCTTTGTGATCCTGCTTACAGGGTGGGCCTGGGTCGATCCGGTAGTCAGCTTATTGATCGCGGCGCTGATCCTTTATTCTACTTGGAGCTTGCTGCAGAGTAGCCTTGACCTGGCCCTCGATAAGGTACCCGAACGCGTCGATGTCGAAGAGGTGCTGGGCTATCTGAAGGGATTGACAGGTGTAACGGAAGTTCATGATCTGCATATCTGGCCATTGAGCACGACGGAAACGGCGTTGACGGCTCACCTTGTCCGGCCCGGCGCAGGCACTGACGATCACTTTACCCAGGGCGTCTGCGAAGCGCTCCAAGAAAGGTTCGCCATTGGGCATGCGACATTCCAAATTGAGGAAATGTCACATGCCTGCGGCCTTGCGCCGGCCCATGTGGTTTAA